The genomic interval GCAAGAGAGCTCGCTGCACAAGTGGGTGACAATGAAGATCCGTGGCCACTCGTGGACAAGATGTTCAAGGAACCGAAATCGGTACTACCCGCGCAGCTCACGAAGCAGATTGGAACAACTCTCCGGGATACATGGAAGGCGCTGAAGAAAGACCGCCTCGCGTTACTTCAGCTCATTAGCCGGTTCGACATCACTCCTGAGCAAGCATCGGCGTTGTATGTTCGCGAAGAGCGGGAAAAACAAGGCATTGACTGCGAGGATAGCCAGATACTTAAGGACCCATACCAGGTTTATGAAATGACCCGGTTGACCGCGCTACCTGTTAGCCTCTGGACCGTGGATCGCGGGGTCTTCCCGGTGCCGGTAGTGCGAGATAAGCATCCGTTGCCCGAGCCAAGTGCTCTTGACAGCGGGACTGACCGGCGACGCATTAGGGCGCTGACAGTGGAGGTCCTGGAGAAGGCTGCGGGTACTGGACACACGCTTCTATCGCAGAGCGACATCGTGACTAAGATTCGTGAGCAACAGATCGAACCAAAATGCATGGTGAACGAGGACGTGATGGCGGTCGCCGAGTTCGATTTCGCTGGCAGCCTTACGGTGACCGAGATGAACGGCGGAAAGGTCGCCTATCAATTGGCTCGACTGACGGAAGTCGGCGAGGTGATTCGCAACGCTGTCACTAAGAGAATGAGTGGCAAGCGGATCAAGGTCGAAGCGAATTGGCCCGCCATTCTTGACAAGGTCCTCGGGCCTCTGCCAGAGGAGGAGTCTGAACTGGAGTCTGAACTGAAGGCGCGAAAAGAAAAGGTCAGCGCCTTGAAGGAACTGGCTGAGTCACGATTCTCTGTGCTCATAGGACCCGCTGGTTCTGGCAAGACCAGGGCCTTGACGGCACTCTGCTCGCATAAGGACATAGCCGACGGCGGGGTACTATTACTCGCCCCAACCGGTAAAGCTCGCGTGAGGATGGAGGAGGCGGCGAAGGAGCTAAAGGTAAAGGCTAAGACGCTGGCGCAATTCCTGAGCCCACACCGGTACGACTGGCAGACTCAGTCTTATCACTTGTCCGATCAGCCAGCGGAGGACCAGGCGAAGACTGTGATAGTTGATGAAGCATCGATGCTGACCGAAGAGATGCTCGCTGCGCTCATCGAAGCTTTGAAGGGTGTTCATCGTTTGATCCTGGTGGGTGATCCGAGTCAGTTACCGCCGATTGGAGCGGGACGACCTTTTGTAGACATCGTTAGCAAACTTAAGCCGGACAACGTCGAGAGTCGACCCCTGCGAATCGATGCCGGATACGCTGAGCTTACGATCAGGCGCAGACAGACCGGCGACGAAAGAAAAGACCTTCAGCTTGCGGAATGGTTCAGTGGCAGACCGTTGGCGCCGGGAGAAGACGAGATATTCGACGAAGTAGCGAAGACAGGAGATTCAAAGCATCTGCGGTTCGTGCGTTGGGATGAAGATGACACTTTCCAGTCGCTGTTGCTCAAGATCCTGGCGGAAGAGCTGGAGCTCAAGAATATAGATGATATCCGGGGCTTTGATCTTTCGCTTGGAGCGAACGCGTTCGGGTACTTCACCTATTTCAACACCGGCTGTGCTGAGAAGGCTGAGTCCTGGCAGATTCTCTCACCGGTGCGAGCGATGACTCACGGTGTTGCCGAAGTGAATCGGCTGGTACACAAACAGTTTCGATCGCAGATGGTTCAGTTCGCAAAGAAGCGATTCTACGAGCGAAAAATCCCGTCGCCTATGGGCAATGAAGAGATCGTCTACGGCGATAAGGTAATGAACCTGGCGAACCACAGGAGAGACAAAGACCGGAAAGGAGGAAGCCTGGTTTATCCTCGAGAAGGCGCTGTCTGCTACATCGCAAACGGTGAAATCGGAATGGTCACAGGTCAGTTCAAGACGAAGAAGATGAACTGGCTGCCGAACCGTCTGAAGGTCGAGTTCTCGTCGCAGAAGAAGTTTCAATACGACTTTCGAGAATGGGAGTTTGGCGAAGTGAAGCCGGCGCCACTGGAACTTGCTTATGCGCTTACCGTCCACAAGGCACAGGGTAGCGAGTTCGGTAAAGTGATGTTGGTACTCCCTAACCCCTGTCGTCTCCTTTCGCGAGAGCTTCTGTACACAGCCTTGACTCGGCAACGCGACCGCATGATTCTTCTTCATCAAGGCAGCATGCAGGACCTGCGAAAGTATGCGTCCGATACCAGGTCTGAAATAGCCGGGCGGATCACGAATCTCTTCGCTAAACCCAATCTTGTCGAGGTTCAGGGCCGCTTTATGGAGTCACGACTGATCCATTGCACTTGCGACGGCACGCCGGTTCGATCGAAATCCGAAGTGATCATTTACGATCAACTGGTCAAACACCGAATCACACCCTCATACGAGAAGGAGCTCGTAATCAACGGTGTTGAGAAGCTACCGGATTTCACAATCGAGGATGATGAAAGCGGCGTCACCTACTACTGGGAACATCTCGGTCTGTTGTCTGACCCCGGCTATCGAGCTCGATGGGAGGCAAAGTTAGCCTGGTATCGAGCAAGTGATATTCTGCCCCACGATGAAGGAGGTGGCGATCGTGGCACTCTCATCTTGAGCCGGGACAGCGAGGAGGGGGGCATTTCGTCTCAGGACATCTCTCGAATCATAGATGAGGCGCTCGGTTCGCTGGTGCCTAAGTCAGAGGAAGATTCAATTGCCTCGTTGATAGCAAAAGGCGAGAGCCACCTTTTGGAGTTCAAGTCATCGGCTCGATGGGACATTCGCCAGAAGAAAGCTAGCAAAGAAATTGAAGCGGTGGTAGTCAAAACAGTCGCGTCATTCCTGAACTCAGAGGCCGGAGGCACGCTCTTAGTCGGGGTCGACGACGGCGGAGCAATCCTCGGGTTAGAGCATGATTATAAGACACTGGGTAAGAGGCAAACCCGGGACGGGTTCGAGAACTTCCTGACGACTCTGCTGCTAGATGCTTACGGCAAGGAGTCCAGCCCTCTCATAGGCATCACTTTTCATGAAGTCGAAGGAAAGGACGTATGCCGCGTAGCAACGAAGTCCTCGCCGAACCCGGTGTTCGTCAGGGATGACAAAGGCGAGCATATGTATATTCGAGCCGGCAACTCAACGCGACTGCTCTCAACACGCGAAGCTATCGAGTACTGCAAGATGAGATGGAAGTGACCTTCCAGCGCCTCGCTACACTGAATCAAAGTCATCGTTGACACAAACGAAACCACCCGCGCCGGCGAGATCGAACGACTCGGTTTCACCGGCTTTGATGCTTTGCATCTGGCGTGCGCCGAAAGCGGAGACGCCGATGTCTTTCTAACCACAGACGACAAACTAATGAAACGCGCCGCTCGGGTGTCAACAAAGCTCGATGTGAGGGTCGCCAATCCGCTACAATGGGCGCAGGAGAATCTCATCGTATGAACATCCAGGAGCTCACTCAAGAACAGATTCGCGTAATCGGATTAGAAGTCTTAGCGCGGGAACTCGGCCCGACTGGCTTGGTCCGTTTTCTACAGCTCTACGAGCAAGGAA from Acidobacteriota bacterium carries:
- a CDS encoding AAA family ATPase, which gives rise to MSSQSNQNYPLRHISIRVPWHDDGWRGTVCKAPKLNTACLKLPRIAETKNEEAEDAVAGQSIKILERTDWPCCVSERATFMADFPIVRMAAHPYIETSPKTHGHFGPTECRQPPYSAPALPFLWMRKDQSERYTREYDLDVDEEREPDLGFSTGWMQDLRNQRPLLDCFFGHIRPEQSLCFFYAKQVPFVEEFGRIIVGVGRVRKIGPAIEHAHTKKGDLRSSVWDRAIEHSIRPDFKDGFILPYHAAIELAERNSDFNPAEIAAFAPADRIAEFSYASEHVSHDGAIAGLLACAASLNKAKESIEGPWEKCLKWIDDRLGELWKMRGPCPGLGAALVAFGIELGTFVARELAAQVGDNEDPWPLVDKMFKEPKSVLPAQLTKQIGTTLRDTWKALKKDRLALLQLISRFDITPEQASALYVREEREKQGIDCEDSQILKDPYQVYEMTRLTALPVSLWTVDRGVFPVPVVRDKHPLPEPSALDSGTDRRRIRALTVEVLEKAAGTGHTLLSQSDIVTKIREQQIEPKCMVNEDVMAVAEFDFAGSLTVTEMNGGKVAYQLARLTEVGEVIRNAVTKRMSGKRIKVEANWPAILDKVLGPLPEEESELESELKARKEKVSALKELAESRFSVLIGPAGSGKTRALTALCSHKDIADGGVLLLAPTGKARVRMEEAAKELKVKAKTLAQFLSPHRYDWQTQSYHLSDQPAEDQAKTVIVDEASMLTEEMLAALIEALKGVHRLILVGDPSQLPPIGAGRPFVDIVSKLKPDNVESRPLRIDAGYAELTIRRRQTGDERKDLQLAEWFSGRPLAPGEDEIFDEVAKTGDSKHLRFVRWDEDDTFQSLLLKILAEELELKNIDDIRGFDLSLGANAFGYFTYFNTGCAEKAESWQILSPVRAMTHGVAEVNRLVHKQFRSQMVQFAKKRFYERKIPSPMGNEEIVYGDKVMNLANHRRDKDRKGGSLVYPREGAVCYIANGEIGMVTGQFKTKKMNWLPNRLKVEFSSQKKFQYDFREWEFGEVKPAPLELAYALTVHKAQGSEFGKVMLVLPNPCRLLSRELLYTALTRQRDRMILLHQGSMQDLRKYASDTRSEIAGRITNLFAKPNLVEVQGRFMESRLIHCTCDGTPVRSKSEVIIYDQLVKHRITPSYEKELVINGVEKLPDFTIEDDESGVTYYWEHLGLLSDPGYRARWEAKLAWYRASDILPHDEGGGDRGTLILSRDSEEGGISSQDISRIIDEALGSLVPKSEEDSIASLIAKGESHLLEFKSSARWDIRQKKASKEIEAVVVKTVASFLNSEAGGTLLVGVDDGGAILGLEHDYKTLGKRQTRDGFENFLTTLLLDAYGKESSPLIGITFHEVEGKDVCRVATKSSPNPVFVRDDKGEHMYIRAGNSTRLLSTREAIEYCKMRWK